One Mycolicibacterium parafortuitum DNA segment encodes these proteins:
- a CDS encoding citrate synthase 2 has translation MTTAVPKDFNPGLAGVVAFETEIAEPDKDGGALRYRGVDIEDLVAHRVTFGDVWALLVDGKFGRSLPPAEPFPLPIHSGDVRVDVQAGLAMLAPIWGYPPLLDIDDETARDQLARASVMALSYVAQSARGIYQPAVPQRRVDECDTVTARFMTRWQGEPDPRHVEAIDAYWVSAAEHGMNASTFTARVIASTGADVAAALSGAIGAMSGPLHGGAPARVIPMIEEAERTGDARAVVKGILDRNEKLMGFGHRVYRAEDPRARVLRATAQRLQAPRYEVAAALEQAALAELRERRPDRAIETNVEFWAAVILDFAQVPPKMMPAMFTCGRTAGWCAHILEQKRLGKLVRPSAIYVGPEPRSPESVEGWDTLAGQ, from the coding sequence ATGACGACTGCGGTGCCGAAGGACTTCAACCCGGGTTTGGCGGGCGTTGTGGCGTTCGAGACCGAGATCGCCGAACCGGACAAGGACGGCGGCGCGCTGCGCTACCGCGGCGTCGACATCGAGGACCTGGTTGCGCACCGGGTCACGTTCGGCGACGTGTGGGCGCTGCTGGTCGACGGGAAGTTCGGCCGGAGCTTGCCGCCCGCCGAGCCGTTCCCGCTGCCGATCCACAGCGGCGACGTCCGGGTCGACGTGCAGGCCGGCCTGGCGATGCTGGCCCCGATCTGGGGTTATCCGCCGCTGCTGGACATCGACGACGAGACCGCGCGCGATCAGCTGGCCCGCGCATCGGTGATGGCGTTGTCCTACGTCGCGCAGTCGGCCCGCGGTATCTACCAGCCTGCGGTGCCGCAGCGCCGCGTCGACGAATGCGACACCGTCACAGCCCGTTTCATGACCCGCTGGCAGGGTGAGCCCGATCCGCGACATGTCGAGGCGATCGACGCGTACTGGGTCAGCGCCGCCGAGCACGGCATGAACGCCTCCACCTTCACCGCCCGGGTGATCGCGTCGACCGGCGCCGACGTCGCCGCGGCGCTGTCCGGGGCGATCGGCGCCATGAGCGGCCCGCTGCACGGCGGCGCCCCGGCGCGGGTGATCCCGATGATCGAGGAGGCCGAGCGCACCGGCGACGCCCGCGCGGTGGTCAAGGGCATCTTGGACCGCAACGAGAAGCTGATGGGCTTCGGGCACCGCGTCTACCGCGCCGAGGATCCGCGGGCGCGGGTGCTGCGCGCGACGGCGCAGCGTCTCCAGGCACCGCGCTACGAGGTGGCCGCGGCGCTGGAGCAGGCCGCGCTCGCCGAGCTGCGGGAGCGCAGGCCCGACCGGGCGATCGAGACCAACGTCGAGTTCTGGGCGGCGGTGATCCTGGACTTCGCGCAGGTCCCGCCGAAGATGATGCCCGCGATGTTCACCTGTGGCCGCACCGCGGGATGGTGCGCGCACATCCTCGAGCAGAAGCGGCTGGGCAAGCTGGTCCGGCCGTCGGCGATCTACGTCGGCCCCGAGCCCCGCAGCCCCGAATCGGTCGAGGGCTGGGACACACTCGCCGGGCAATGA